The genomic stretch CTTGCACGCGGAGGCCAGGTCTATTTCTTGTACAACCGGGTAGAGGACATTGAGCGGAAAGCGGATGAAATTTCAATGCTAGTCCCTGACGCGAAGGTAGCATATGCGCATGGGAAAATGACAGAAAATGAATTAGAAACCGTTATGCTAAGCTTCCTTGAAGGAGAATCAGACGTTCTCGTCAGCACAACCATTATCGAAACTGGCGTGGACATCCCAAACGTCAATACGCTGATCGTATTTGACGCCGACAAGATGGGACTTTCTCAGCTTTACCAGCTGCGGGGGCGTGTCGGCCGTTCTAACCGTGTGGCGTATGCGTACTTCACGTATCGCCGGGATAAAGTGCTGACAGAAGTGGCTGAAAAAAGGCTGCAGGCTATTAAAGAATTCACAGAGTTAGGTTCCGGTTTTAAAATCGCAATGCGTGACTTAACGATTCGCGGAGCCGGGAATCTTCTTGGTGCCCAGCAGCATGGCTTCATCGATTCGGTCGGATTTGACCTCTATTCACAAATGCTGAAGGAGGCCATTGAGGAGCGTAAAGGAGACACAGCGAAGACAGAGCAGTTTGAAACAGAAATTGATGTCGAGCTTGATGCGTATATTCCGGAAACTTATATTCAAGACGGCAAACAGAAAATTGATATGTATAAACGCTTCAGGTCTGTGGCGACAATCGAAGAGAAGAATGAGCTTCAAGATGAAATGATCGACCGCTTTGGAAACTATCCAAAAGAAGTCGAATACTTGTTTACTGTTGCAGAAATGAAAGTCTATGCGAGACAGGAACGTGTCGAGCTGATTAAGCAGGATAAAGATGCTGTCAGATTGACGATTTCTGAAGAAGCAAGTGCTGAAATTGACGGGCAGAAGCTGTTTGAGCTTGGCAATCAATATGGCAGACAAATCGGACTGGGAATGGAAGGGAAAAAACTCAAAATCTCCATACAGACGAAAGGCCGTAGTGCTGATGAATGGCTCGACACCGTGCTGGGCATGCTGAAGGGCTTAAAAGATGTGAAAAAGCAAACCATTTCATCAACGTAAATTTTGTTACTCTCTGGTGTATATTACATTTGATGTGACGGATACTAATTTCAAGCGAGGCGGAAGGTACATAAAGTAACTGCTTTAGGTCTTTCCCACATGTATATACCATCAAATGAAAGAGAGGCACCAGAGATGAAAGCAACCGGTATCGTACGTCGTATTGATGACTTAGGTCGGGTCGTGATTCCTAAAGAAATTCGAAGAACTCTGAGAATCAGGGAAGGCGATCCGCTTGAGATTTTTGTAGATCGTGACGGAGAAGTGATTTTGAAAAAGTACTCTCCGATCAGTGAGCTTGGAGACTTTGCAAAGGAGTATGCAGACGCGCTTTACGACAGCCTCGGCCATTCAGTGCTGATTTGTGATCGTGATGTATATATTGCCGTGTCCGGCAGCTCCAAAAAAGATTACTTAAACAAGTCAATCAGCGAAATGCTGGAAAGAACAATGGATCAGCGCAGCTCCGTGCTTGAGAGTGATGCGAAATCAGTACAGCTTGTGAATGGAATTGATGAGGACATGAATTCTTATACTGTAGGCCCAATTGTGGCGAACGGTGATCCGATAGGTGCTGTGGTGATCTTTTCAAAAGATCAGACAATGGGCGAAGTAGAGCATAAAGCCGTTGAAACAGCAGCTGGATTTTTGGCTCGTCAAATGGAACAGTAGGTCTTATTCCTTTCTTCGAAAATAGGTATGTAAAGAACAGCTCTCCTTGGGACGCTGTTCTTTTTCATGCGTGCCGAAAAAGGAATCCAAGGGTTGGGATGTGGTATAATAACCTCGTTTTTATTTGTGCCGCGGTAATACGTGAACCGTATTGCCCCTGACGTTGGGAAGGAGCTTTTGGATGGACGATTCAATAGGCGTTAAACGGCATTGGATTTGGCAGGGGGCTTTTGTTTTAATTCTGGCAGGCGTCATCACAAAAATTTTAAGCGCTGTTTACAGAGTCCCGTTTCAAAACATTGTCGGCGATGTTGGATTTTATATATATCAGCAGGTATACCCCTTTCTTGGTATTGCGGTCATGCTGTCCACATCAGGATTTCCAGTCATTATTTCAAAGCTGATGAATGATTATAGTGAAAAAAATCATCACACCATATTAAAAATATCAGCGTTGTTTTTGTCTTTAATCGGTATTTTATTATTTCTTTGTTTATATCTGGGTGCTGTTCCTATTGCACTCTTTATGGGAGATTCGCATCTAGCCGTGTTAATTCAAGTGGCCGCATACGCGTTTCTGCTTTTCCCATTTGTCGCGTTGCTAAGAGGCGGTTTTCAGGGGCGGCACGAAATGCTCCCTTCAGCCTTATCACAGATGACAGAGCAGTTTCTGCGTGTTGCGGTGCTCTTGGGTTTATCATTTTGGCTCGTGAAAAAGGGAGCCTCGCTTTATACTGCGGGAGCGGCAGCCGCTTCAGGCTCTCTTGCCGGAAGTTTGGTTGCATTGATAATACTGGGGTTTTTTTGGTTCAAAACGAAAAGAGACAACCAAACGGATAGGCAAAACGAAAATGTCATCACAACAAAAGAATTGACGAAAAAACTGCTTTTATATTCGGTCACAATTTGTGTAAGCAGTTTGCTGCTTTTGTTTATCCAGCTTGTTGATGCTTTGAATTTATATGCATTGCTTTCGGGTGGTGAGGCAAGCGAAGAAGCAAAATGCCTAAAGGGGATCTATGATCGGGGACAACCCTTGTTGCAGCTCGGTTCAGTTTTTGCCGTAAGCATTGCGACGTCACTCGTTCCGTATATTTCTATGGCTGTAAAAAACAAAGAGCTGAAGATCATGAAAGAAAAAATCACGTCATCTTTGAAACTATGCCTTGTGCTCGGTACAGGCGCATCGGCTGGGTTGATTTGCATTCTAAAGCCGGTAAATATCATGCTGTTTCAAAATGGAGAAGGGACAGGTGCGTTACAAGTATTTAGCTGCTCCATTTTGTTTGCATCCTTGGCGGTAACGGCAGCGGCAGTCTTACAGGGAGCGGGATACACAGTTTTTCCTGCGATAGCGGTGGGCGCGGGTGTTGCGGTGAAATGGGTGTTAAACACACTTTTGGTTCCGCGCTATGGGATTGAAGGCGCATCGCTTGCGACAGCGGCTTCCTTTGCGGCTGTCGCCGGCCTTAACTTGTATCAGCTTCGGCAAAAGGAATGGCTCGATAAGCTTAGAGGCGTTTTGATTCCGATTATTGGATCTGCTCTTTTGATGTCAGCTGTTTTGCTTGCGTATACGCGTCTCTGGACTTTCTTGTTTCCTGCAACAGGAAGAGGAGCGGCTGTGATTGAGAGTCTTTCTGCTGTTGCCATTGGTGGCGCGGTGTTTATTTATTGTATGATGAGATTGGGAATATTTACAGATGAAGAGCTGAACAGTGTGCCATTCGGCAGCAAGTTAAGCAAATTCATGAGAAGGAGAGAACAAAATGGCGGGTAAAATTACAGTCGTCGGACTTGGTGCCGGAGACATGGACCAATTGACAATTGGTATACACAAGCTGCTGACGAAGGCAGATACGCTGTATGTCAGAACCAAGGATCATCCTTTAATTGAGGAGCTTGAAAAAGAAACGAAGAACATCCGTTTCTTTGATGATATATATGAGAAACATGATCAGTTCGAGGCGGTATATGAAGAAATTGCAGATATCCTCTTTGAAGCGGCGCGGCGTGAGGACGTGGTTTACGCTGTGCCGGGACACCCTTTTGTCGCAGAAAAAACAGTTCAGCTGCTGACGGAGCGGCAGGAAAAGGAAAACGTTCAAGTGAAAGTCGCGGGGGGACAAAGTTTCCTTGATGCCACATTCAATGTCTTGCAAATTGACCCGATTGAAGGTTTTCAATTTGTGGATGCCGGCACATTGTCCGCGGATGAGCTTGAGCTCAGACATCATCTGATCATATGTCAGGTTTACGACCAAATGACGGCTTCTGAAGTCAAGCTGACATTGATGGAGAAGCTGCCTGATGATTATGAGGTCGTCATTGTGACTGCAGCAGGCAGCCGTGGCGAGGAGATCAGGACAGTGCCATTATTTGAGCTGGACCGCAATGTCGCTTTGAACAACTTAACAAGTGTGTATATTCCGCCGATTAAAGAAGAGAAGCTGCTTTATCACGAATTCTCCACGTTCCGAAGCATCATCAGAGAGCTTCGCGGACCTAATGGATGTCCGTGGGATAAAAAGCAGACGCATCAGTCATTAAAGCAGTACATGATTGAAGAATGTTATGAGCTTCTCGAAGCTATTGACGAAGAAGACACAGACCATATGATCGAAGAGCTTGGCGACGTTTTGCTTCAGGTCTTGCTTCACGCGCAAATTGGTGAAGATGAAGGTTATTTCACAATTGATGATGTCATAAAAGGAATCAGTGAAAAAATGGTCCGAAGACATCCCCATGTGTTTAAAGATGTTAAGGTTCAGGATGAAAACGATGTTTTAGCCAATTGGGAAGATATAAAAAAGGCCGAAAAAAATACATCTGAATCATCATTACTAGACAGCGTACCGAAAACCCTTCCAGCTCTTTCGAAAGCAGCTAAATTGCAGAAAAAAGCAGCGAAGGTCGGTTTTGACTGGGAAGACGTCAGCGATATTTGGGAAAAGGTAAGTGAGGAAATGAAGGAATTTTCTTCTGAGGTTTCTGAAGCTCCTCACGAACACAATCTTAAAGCTGAGTTTGGCGACATTTTGTTCGCGCTGGTGAATGTAGCCCGCTTCTACAAAATAGAGCCAGAGGAAGCGCTGACCATGACTAATGACAAATTCCGGAGACGGTTCTCGTACATTGAGGAAACAGCGAAGGAAGAGGGAGTCGAGTTGGCTGATATGTCCCTTGAGGACATGGACAAACTGTGGAATGAAGCAAAAGAAACTGAGAGGAGATCATAGATATGAGATTAGATAAATTTTTGAAAGTATCACGGCTGATCAAACGGCGTACACTAGCGAAGGAAGTAGCTGACCAAGGACGAATCTCTATTAACGGAAACCAAGCTAAAGCTAGCTCTGACGTAAAACCGGGAGATGAACTAACGGTCCGCTTCGGCCAAAAGCTTGTAACGGTTCAAGTTAATGAATTGAAAGACACGACGAAAAAAGAAGAAGCTGCAAACATGTACACGATTCTAAAAGAAGAAAAACTCGGCGAATAGGCTTGTTCTAAAAAAACCCCCCACCTCATACAATGCAGTAATAATGCTAAAAGTATCGAGGATATGGGGGCTGAATAGATGAATTCATATTATGATCAAAAAGGTTCTTCGTCTGTTCCGGAACAGCATGATGTGACAATGAAAGGCCGGAAGCATTTAGATATTTCTGGGGTTAAGCATGTGGAGAGTTTTGATAACGAAGAATTCCTGCTGGAAACGGTGATGGGAATGCTCTCCGTCAGAGGCCAAAACCTGCAGATGAAAAATCTTGATGTGGAAAAAGGGATTGTTTCGATTAAAGGCAGGGTATTTGATTTAGTGTACTTAGACGAACAACAAGGGGATAAAGCTAAAGGGTTTTTTAGCAAGTTGTTTAAATGACGCTGACGACACAATTCTATACAATGCTAGCGATGTCCGGTATGGGTCTCTGGCTTGGTGCTTCGCTTGATACATACCGGCTCTTTGTCATTCGTGCCAAAACAGCCAGATGGCTATTATTTATTCATGATATTCTTTTCTGGATTATGCAAGGGCTGCTTTTCTTTTATGTCTTGCTTCATGTAAATGAGGGAGAATTCAGGATTTACATCTTTTTAGCGGTTCTGCTGGGCGTTGCGACGTATCAGAGCCTTTGCAAACGAATCTATATAAAAATACTGAAATTCGTCATTTACCTTGTTGTTTCTGTTTATCAATTCTTCAAAAAACTCATTCAGCACGTGTTATTTCGTCCTATTGTGTGGACATGCGGAGCGATCATCTGGCTGGCGGCATTTTTATTCAAGAAAACATACAGCCTGATAGGTTTTCTCCTGCTGTGTCTATATAAAATAGTCATGGTTCTGTGTTTTCCGATCCGTTTTATCGCGAAACAATGTTTGAAACTTCTTCCTGTGAAAATGCGTCTAACTTTTAGACGTTATTTTGAAAAAGGTGCAGGATTTCTCAAAAAGAAGAAGAAACTATTGATAACCATAAGAACGACCATCACACGGTTTTTGAAGAGATGAAAGGAGGACCGTCTGGTTTGAATTTTTCCAGGGAACGAACGATAACTGAAATACAAAACGACTATAAAGAACAAGTAGAACGGCAAAATCAGCTGAAGAAACGAAGACGCAAAGGGCTGTACAGACGGTTAACTGTATTCGGCGCCCTAGTATTCCTGACGGCAATTGTGCTGGCAAGCTCTGTATGGTCCCAAACATCTTCCCTTAGTGCAAAAGAAGAAAAGAAAGAACAGCTTGAAAAAGAACTGAAAAGTTTAAAGACAAAACAAACGGATTTAAAAGAAGAAATATCCAAATTGAAGGATGAGGATTACGTCACAGAGCTTGCCAGAAGGGACTTATTCATGTCTGGAGACGGAGAAATTATCTTCAATGTGGAGAAGAAGAGCAAGTAGCCTTGTTGACACTTAAATTTTTATTTAGGTATAATTAAGCAAACGATCTTTTTATAAGCCTAAGGAGGAGCACTTTTTTTATGTCGATTGAAGTTGGCAGCAAGTTGCAAGGGAAAATTACAGGTATTACAAATTTTGGAGCATTTGTTGAATTGCCTGGAGGCTCAACCGGTCTCGTTCACATTAGTGAGGTAGCTGATAATTATGTCAAAGACATTAACGACCACTTAAAAGTCGGCGACCAAGTTGAAGTGAAAGTCATCAACGTTGAAAAAGACGGGAAAATTGGTTTATCTATTAAAAAAGCTAAAGACCGTCCGCAAGCCAGACCTAGAAATGATTTCCGTCCGAAAGAATCTTTTGAACAGAAAATGAATAAGTTTTTAAAAGACAGCGAAGATCGCTTGTCATCTTTAAAACGCAATACGGAATCAAAACGTGGAGGGCGCGGAGCAAGAAGAGGATAACTTGCTGCTTTCTATAAAATAAATGAAGCATCCGTTCATCCCGACGGATGCTTTTTTATTATCCTCATTCTCTTTAAGAGTCAGAAAATTACAACATTAAAGTTTCTGTTGACGAAAGAGACAAACCTTTGTATTATATAACTTGTGCTTAGAAGCACAAAACAATATGGCGGTGTAGCTCAGCTGGCTAGAGCGTACGGTTCATACCCGTGAGGTCGGGGGTTCGATCCCCTCCGCCGCTACCATATTTGTTTGGCCCGTTGGTCAAGCGGTTAAGACACCGCCCTTTCACGGCGGTAACACGGGTTCGAATCCCGTACGGGTCATCCTAACAAATCGGTTTCTCTTGCAGAAGCCGATTTTTTTCATTTTTAGACAACATTCCGGAAATTCTTTTCATAAACGAATATCAAGGCAGAAACCGTCGAAGATTTCTTTGGTATTGTTACCTTCTTTTGACAAAATCCTATCTGTGCTTTCGCTATAATGACAGGCAACGAATATAACAGGTGGGAGATGAGAGGAATGGAAAAAGCAGAAAGAAGAGTGAACGGGCCAATGGCGGGACAAGCTTTGGAAAAACTCCAATCGTTTTTTAACAGGGGCACGAAGCTGGTGACTCATCATTTGCATTCACTGTTTTTCTATAAAGGATTCATTTATGTTGTCATCGGATTTTTGCTTGGACGGGCTTTCATATTATCCGAGGTGCTTCCTTTCGCACTTCCTTTCTTTGGAGCGATGCTTCTTATCAGAAGAGACAAAGCGTTTTATGCGGTTTTGGCTGTGCTTGCAGGTGCGCTGACCATATCTCCAAAGCACTCATTGCTCATACTGGCGGCATTGCTGGCATTCTTCGTATTTTCTAAAGTGGCTGCCTTCATTACCGACGATCGTGTTAAAGCGCTCCCGATTGTCGTGTTCTTCTCCATGGCTGCAGCAAGAGCCGGGTTTGTTTATGCCCAAAATGGCGTATTTACAACCTATGATTATGTAATGGCTATCGTTGAGGCTGGACTATCGTTTATCTTAACACTGATTTTCCTTCAGAGCCTTCCGATTTTTACTGTGAAAAAAGTGAAACAATCATTAAAAATAGAGGAAATCATTTGCTTTATGATTCTTATTGCCTCTGTTTTAACGGGGCTGGCTGGCTTGTCCTACCAAGGGATGCAGGCAGAACATATATTGGCTCGTTATGTTGTGTTGAGTTTTTCCTTTATTGGCGGAGCAAGCATCGGCTGTACGGTTGGGGTTGTGACCGGCCTGATTCTTGGCTTGGCGAATATCGGAAACCTATATCAAATGAGTCTGCTTGCTTTTTCCGGTTTATTGGGCGGTTTGCTGAAGGAAGGGAAAAAAGCGGGTGCAGCAATTGGTTTGATCGTTGGATCACTTCTTATATCTTTATATGGTGAAGGCTCTGCCGGTCTGATGACAACGCTCTATGAGTCATTAATCGCAGTCTGCCTGTTTTTGCTCACACCTCAATCTATTACGAGGAAAGTGGCGAGATATATTCCGGGAACTGTCGAGCATCTTCAAGAGCAACAGCAATACGCTAGAAAAATCCGTGATGTCACTGCTCAGAAGGTAGACCAATTCTCCAATGTATTTCACGCGCTGTCTGAAAGCTTTGCAACCTTTTATCAAGCATCAGACGAACAGACAGATGACAGCGAAGTTGATCTGTTCTTAAGCAAAATCACGGAGCATTCCTGCCAGACGTGCTACAAGAAAAACAGGTGCTGGGTACAGAACTTTGATAAAACATATGACTTAATGAAACAAGTTATGCTTGAAACAGAGGAAAAAGAATATGCATCAAACCGAAGGCTGAAAAAAGAGTTTCAACAGTATTGTTCTAAATCCAAGCAGGTTGAAGAGCTGATTGAGGATGAGCTCGCACATCATCATGCCCATTTGACACTCAAGAAAAAAGTCCAAGACAGCAGGCGCCTTGTTGCTGAACAGCTTTTAGGCGTTTCTGAGGTTATGGCCGACTTTTCTCGGGAAATAAAAAGAGAGCGAGAACAACACTTTCTGCAGGAAGAGCAAATCATAGAAGCGCTTCAGCATTTCGGAATTGAGATTCAGCATGTCGAGATCTATAGTCTTGAACAAGGAAATATCGATATTGAAATGACCATTCCGTTCAGCGGACATGGAGAAAGTGAAAAAATCATTGCTCCTATGCTTTCTGACATTCTGGAGGAACAAATTCTTGTGAAAGCCGAACAGCACTCTCCGCATCCGAATGGATACAGCCATGTCGCCTTTGGATCAACAAAATCATACAGGGTGTCCACGGGAGCTGCTCACGCTGCGAAGGGCGGCGGCCTTGTCTCCGGTGACAGCTACAGCATGATGGAGCTTGGAGCCAGAAAATATGCTGCAGCAATCAGTGACGGAATGGGCAATGGCGCAAGAGCGCACTTTGAAAGCAATGAAACGATCAAGCTTCTTGAAAAAATCCTTGAATCGGGCATTGATGAAAAAATAGCAATTAAAACGATCAACAGCATACTGTCTCTAAGGACAACTGACGAAATATATTCCACGCTTGACCTATCTATTATCGATCTTCAAGATGCCAGCTGTAAATTTTTGAAGGTTGGATCGACGCCCAGCTTTATCAAACGGGGTGACCAGGTCATGAAAGTTCAAGCGAGCAATCTGCCAATCGGTATTATTAATGAATTCGATGTGGAGGTTGTGAGTGAACAGCTGAAAGCGGGTGACCTCTTAATTATGATGAGTGATGGCATTTTTGAGGGGCCTAAGCATGTGGAAAATCACGACTTATGGATGAAGCGTAAAATGAAAGGGTTGAAAACAAATGACCCGCAGGAGATTGCCGATTTGCTTATGGAAGAAGTCATCCGCACAAGATCCGGCCAAATTGAGGACGATATGACTGTTGTTGTCGTCCGGATTGATCACAATACACCGAAGTGGGCATCCATTCCTGTTCCGGCAATCTTTCAAAACAAACAAGAAATTTCATAACGCTTCCGTATAAATCAAATTTCTTCTGGCGAAGATGGGAATATATGAATCTGAGAATCCTCGTATTCTCCAGGAGGAATGAATGTGAACAACGGACATTTAAATCAAATTTTGCTGATAACGGATGGCTGCTCAAACCATGGGGAAGACCCGCTTGCAATGGCTGCTTTTGCTAAAGAGCAGGGGATTACGGTAAATGTCATTGGTATAATGGAAGAAAATCAAATTGACCCTGAGGCAATGAAGGAAGTCGAAGGGATTGCACTTGCCGGAGGAGGCGTGCACCAAGTCGTTTATGCATCTCAGCTTTCACAAACTGTTCAAATGGTAACAAAGAAAGCGATGACGCAAACCTTACAAGGTGTAGTCAATCAAGAACTGAAACAGATTCTCGGAAAGAATGTGGAAATGGAAGAGCTTTCTCCGGAAAAACGCGGCGAAGTCATGGAAGTGGTAGACGAGCTTGGAGAAACGGTGCATCTTCAGGTTTTGGTTCTTGTTGATACAAGTGCAAGTATGGCGCCAAAGCTTCCAACAGTAAAAGAGGCGCTGATTGATTTGTCTGTAAGCCTCAATTCCCGAATTGGGAATAACGAATTTGCGATGTGTATATTTCCCGGGAAAAAACAAGAGGTCGAGCTTGTGCTGAACTGGACACCGAAGCTGCAATCTCTTTCCACACTCTTTGCAAAGCTTTCGACAGGCGGCATCACGCCGACAGGTCCGGCGATTCGTGAAGCGACACTGCAGTTTGAAAAAATACGCTCAAGAAGGGGCATGCTGGCAGATGATGAACGACGCTTTGACGAGTTTGGCATGTAGCCTCAAGCCGGGTACGACAATCAAAGGCAAGTGGAATGGAAACACTTATACATTGCGTAAACAGCTTGGTAAAGGGGCCAATGGAATTGTGTATTTGGCAGAAACATCAGATGGACATGTTGCCTTAAAGGTGAGTGATGACAGCCTGTCTATTACTTCTGAAGTGAATGTCTTGAAATCTTTCTCAAAGGCCCAGTCCGTTACGATGGGGCCTTCTTTTTTTGATACGGATGATGCCTATATTCCCAGTGCCAATACGAAAGTTTCATTTTATGCAATGGAATACATAAAAGGGCCGCTGCTTTTGAAGTATGTCAGTGATAAAGGAGCAGAGTGGATACCGGTATTAATGATTCAGCTGTTATCCAGCTTATCGGTGCTTCACCAGCAAGGATGGATATTCGGCGATCTTAAACCTGATAATCTGATCGTAACTGGTCCGCCCGCAAGGATCCGCTGCATTGATGTGGGCGGCACGACAAAGGAAGGCCGGGCGATAAAAGAGTATACGGAGTTTTATGACAGAGGCTATTGGGGGTATGGAACAAGAAAGGCAGAGCCATCCTATGATCTGTTCGCAGTTGCCATGATTATGATCAACAGTGTGCATAAAAAAGAATTTAAGAAAACGAACCAGCCCAAAGAACAGCTTAGGTCTCTCATCGAAGGAAACCCGCTGCTTCAAAAGTATAAAAAAGCGCTTTTTTCAGCCTTGAACGGAGATTATCAATCCGCAGATGAAATGAAAAAGGATATGCTAGACGCGGGGCAAAAAGCAGCACAAAGAAAACAGCCTATAAAAGCATCACCGCAGCCTGCCACACGACAAAGACAGCAAAAACCGCGCCAAGGAAAAATAACGAAGACGCGATATACCCCAAAACAGAAACCGGCTAAGTCGGGGGGGTTATTTGAAACAACGCTTATCGTGATCAGTGTTTTAGCGCTTTATTTCGCCTATATTATCTTTTTCTTAATCTGAATGGTGCAAACTGCAGAGCCTATGCTTCTTCTTTGCTTGGAGGGGTTGAAAGTGTTAGGATATGAATATCTTTAAAATACCTGCTCATTGTGAGGAGGACATTGTGAAAAGTGTCAAAGATTTTTTAAACAAACACAATCTTACGTTAAAAGGGGCGACAATCATTGTAGGCGTTTCCGGCGGTCCGGACTCAATGGCTCTTCTTCACGCGTTGCATACGTTATGCGGCCGTTCAGCGAATGTTATTGCAGCTCACGTTGACCATCGGTTCAGAGGTGCGGAA from Bacillus subtilis subsp. subtilis str. 168 encodes the following:
- the spoIIE gene encoding SpoIIAA-phosphate serine phosphatase (Evidence 1a: Function from experimental evidences in the studied strain; PubMedId: 10747015, 12180929, 15126482, 15866939, 15978076, 28358838; Product type e : enzyme); amino-acid sequence: MEKAERRVNGPMAGQALEKLQSFFNRGTKLVTHHLHSLFFYKGFIYVVIGFLLGRAFILSEVLPFALPFFGAMLLIRRDKAFYAVLAVLAGALTISPKHSLLILAALLAFFVFSKVAAFITDDRVKALPIVVFFSMAAARAGFVYAQNGVFTTYDYVMAIVEAGLSFILTLIFLQSLPIFTVKKVKQSLKIEEIICFMILIASVLTGLAGLSYQGMQAEHILARYVVLSFSFIGGASIGCTVGVVTGLILGLANIGNLYQMSLLAFSGLLGGLLKEGKKAGAAIGLIVGSLLISLYGEGSAGLMTTLYESLIAVCLFLLTPQSITRKVARYIPGTVEHLQEQQQYARKIRDVTAQKVDQFSNVFHALSESFATFYQASDEQTDDSEVDLFLSKITEHSCQTCYKKNRCWVQNFDKTYDLMKQVMLETEEKEYASNRRLKKEFQQYCSKSKQVEELIEDELAHHHAHLTLKKKVQDSRRLVAEQLLGVSEVMADFSREIKREREQHFLQEEQIIEALQHFGIEIQHVEIYSLEQGNIDIEMTIPFSGHGESEKIIAPMLSDILEEQILVKAEQHSPHPNGYSHVAFGSTKSYRVSTGAAHAAKGGGLVSGDSYSMMELGARKYAAAISDGMGNGARAHFESNETIKLLEKILESGIDEKIAIKTINSILSLRTTDEIYSTLDLSIIDLQDASCKFLKVGSTPSFIKRGDQVMKVQASNLPIGIINEFDVEVVSEQLKAGDLLIMMSDGIFEGPKHVENHDLWMKRKMKGLKTNDPQEIADLLMEEVIRTRSGQIEDDMTVVVVRIDHNTPKWASIPVPAIFQNKQEIS
- the yabS gene encoding hypothetical protein (Evidence 4: Unknown function but conserved in other organisms), with protein sequence MNNGHLNQILLITDGCSNHGEDPLAMAAFAKEQGITVNVIGIMEENQIDPEAMKEVEGIALAGGGVHQVVYASQLSQTVQMVTKKAMTQTLQGVVNQELKQILGKNVEMEELSPEKRGEVMEVVDELGETVHLQVLVLVDTSASMAPKLPTVKEALIDLSVSLNSRIGNNEFAMCIFPGKKQEVELVLNWTPKLQSLSTLFAKLSTGGITPTGPAIREATLQFEKIRSRRGMLADDERRFDEFGM
- the prkT gene encoding serine/threonine-protein kinase (Evidence 1a: Function from experimental evidences in the studied strain; PubMedId: 23634894, 24731262, 25278935; Product type e: enzyme), whose translation is MMNDALTSLACSLKPGTTIKGKWNGNTYTLRKQLGKGANGIVYLAETSDGHVALKVSDDSLSITSEVNVLKSFSKAQSVTMGPSFFDTDDAYIPSANTKVSFYAMEYIKGPLLLKYVSDKGAEWIPVLMIQLLSSLSVLHQQGWIFGDLKPDNLIVTGPPARIRCIDVGGTTKEGRAIKEYTEFYDRGYWGYGTRKAEPSYDLFAVAMIMINSVHKKEFKKTNQPKEQLRSLIEGNPLLQKYKKALFSALNGDYQSADEMKKDMLDAGQKAAQRKQPIKASPQPATRQRQQKPRQGKITKTRYTPKQKPAKSGGLFETTLIVISVLALYFAYIIFFLI